A section of the Pseudomonas lini genome encodes:
- a CDS encoding Tc toxin subunit A, giving the protein MADSRPALQLLNQVFSKDQRTQYADLYTYLEEGGSIFPLVEKGVQGLVRDFNVSSEDARRFLRRANSMAIYVRRQFIEHSLRSRETDEAGATSGLLSMISGPSFETLFRPEFDSFCPPQALESLASPVAYLIELLRWIEQRIESVSSSNQKLPLHDRRKDLKPLSVDFNAVYRSMSAVDIIVPVLETLIAKHDARLDVEDAMIEARYPNGLPYYQHWVTLDAVAHHHGLSVGNFAHLVDISFPYFLQRQAWDADAGRTLAHASRLGPYQRRLLTEEPPDFESRDAFYLRNFGAKDVAWQNLNQVPFFGERTKLDTPGLEALLSIRGFAPVRSANVTYPQNKPVEPESWCSGSVYLNANSHPAVSITGSASGPSFLHKLSADPTSDVGLDRYDRMNRKLRLDQWLGLPSDQVDALLVAAIRAESRNSESDNAWWITEKVVHALGLFQSLRERYGCTAPDFAAFIDELSIYGRGEAFSQFDQVFNGQGDYRQPMLLDDGEFSVLPVQGDSELTITQLCSALGIDLQTYRYLAMAIAGAHGVTDNKLTRTPAVVSSFYRLVKLPRLLGMTPVEGVLMLTLLGGEDWLYGLAGTPRIHSTQVDTPDVLNLIYALHSCVGWCADRKFAVLWMLQHISQPQALTTDSDDERQLFEKVRSLLPGAQFTLSALLMAGVPPLAGASWLDLLTMLVDADGLVLAHAGTQAEYLAFARQALDGAVKDGLGDSDEVTRAAIVEKMLAVLLQAQEAQASVVKESLAVYAGVNAEQAFQVLAWVNATVHQLLRQVFERTLSDRENSLRGRYEQPDPLLVLLADVRRRSAVVVKLDLGAQLLQDYLAYGHKAWLNQDDKHAFTVRTLYYLTVLTRAFELSEKPAQKLLDYLREVNALPDNLSVDAERLAQQAAAIRLAEFFDWSVQEVRECVSRFDSTHHILKSLTQLDLLMRIRVMATHTGMDAVTIFLIGNLPESVDKPKYKEAAEHALLSLSGSPVPQVAFTEDLQQLVTLACVPDKTEVVANNPDEKITFTVTLKDIDATPLSGVKVYWLARLGNIATLETDTQGVVRAEFLPGKVMGTDTPQFWLDLFTPQYAPTINVIADAQSLQFPPPLMSPVPLGTVARGQEVELYATLMDRYLNLGKNSLVRWGYEVVGNTKLPVLVIRPEQTYTNQEGVTRVIASSPTGGTFEISVLSEEGESMAHFEPVTFDGEEAGQ; this is encoded by the coding sequence ATGGCTGACTCTCGCCCCGCCTTGCAACTGCTGAACCAGGTCTTTAGTAAAGATCAACGAACCCAGTACGCCGATCTCTACACCTACCTCGAAGAGGGTGGATCGATTTTTCCTCTGGTGGAAAAAGGGGTGCAGGGGCTGGTGAGGGACTTTAACGTGAGCTCCGAGGACGCCCGCCGGTTTTTGCGGCGGGCCAACAGCATGGCCATTTATGTGCGCCGCCAATTCATCGAACATAGCTTGCGCAGTCGTGAAACAGATGAGGCAGGGGCGACCAGTGGTTTGTTGTCGATGATTTCGGGACCCAGTTTCGAAACGCTGTTCAGGCCTGAGTTCGACAGTTTTTGCCCGCCGCAGGCTCTGGAGTCTCTCGCTTCGCCAGTGGCGTATCTGATCGAGCTGTTGAGGTGGATCGAGCAGCGTATCGAGTCCGTTTCGAGCAGTAATCAAAAGCTGCCGCTGCATGACCGACGCAAGGACCTGAAACCGCTGTCGGTCGATTTCAATGCGGTGTATCGATCGATGTCTGCGGTCGACATCATCGTCCCGGTGTTGGAAACCCTCATCGCCAAGCACGACGCCAGACTGGATGTTGAAGACGCGATGATCGAGGCGCGGTATCCCAATGGGCTGCCTTATTACCAGCACTGGGTAACCCTGGATGCGGTCGCCCATCACCATGGGCTTTCGGTCGGCAATTTTGCGCACCTGGTGGACATCTCTTTCCCTTATTTTTTGCAACGCCAGGCTTGGGATGCGGACGCGGGGCGTACCTTGGCCCACGCCTCACGGCTGGGGCCTTATCAGCGGCGGTTGCTGACGGAGGAGCCCCCAGACTTCGAAAGTCGCGACGCTTTTTATTTACGAAACTTCGGTGCCAAGGACGTGGCGTGGCAGAACCTTAACCAGGTGCCATTCTTTGGTGAGCGAACCAAACTCGACACCCCGGGGCTGGAGGCATTGCTGTCGATACGAGGTTTCGCACCCGTGCGCTCTGCCAACGTGACGTACCCGCAAAACAAACCTGTTGAGCCGGAAAGCTGGTGCTCCGGTTCGGTTTATCTCAATGCCAATAGCCACCCAGCGGTCAGCATTACGGGTAGCGCATCCGGCCCTTCATTCCTGCATAAATTATCAGCGGATCCCACCAGCGACGTGGGTCTTGACCGATACGACCGAATGAACCGCAAGTTGCGTCTGGATCAGTGGCTGGGGCTGCCCAGCGATCAGGTGGATGCGCTGCTGGTGGCGGCCATCAGGGCTGAATCACGCAATAGCGAGTCAGACAATGCCTGGTGGATCACGGAAAAAGTCGTGCATGCGTTGGGTCTGTTTCAGTCGTTACGCGAGCGCTACGGGTGTACGGCGCCAGACTTTGCCGCGTTTATCGATGAGTTGTCGATTTACGGTCGCGGTGAAGCGTTCTCGCAGTTTGATCAAGTCTTCAATGGCCAGGGCGATTACCGCCAACCCATGTTGCTCGATGACGGTGAGTTTTCGGTGTTGCCCGTCCAGGGCGATTCCGAATTAACGATCACCCAGTTGTGCAGCGCGTTGGGGATCGACCTGCAGACCTACCGATACCTGGCCATGGCGATTGCCGGTGCGCATGGCGTCACCGACAACAAACTCACGCGCACCCCCGCAGTCGTTTCCAGTTTCTACCGCCTGGTGAAGCTGCCCCGTCTGTTGGGCATGACGCCGGTCGAAGGCGTCCTGATGCTGACGTTATTGGGTGGGGAGGACTGGCTCTACGGCTTGGCGGGTACTCCCCGGATCCATTCGACCCAAGTCGACACGCCCGATGTGCTGAACCTCATTTACGCCCTGCATTCCTGTGTGGGGTGGTGCGCAGACCGCAAGTTTGCAGTGCTCTGGATGTTGCAGCACATCTCGCAGCCCCAGGCGTTGACCACCGACTCCGATGATGAGCGCCAGTTGTTTGAAAAAGTGCGCAGCTTGTTGCCTGGCGCGCAGTTCACCCTCTCGGCGTTGTTGATGGCGGGTGTGCCACCGCTGGCTGGCGCCAGCTGGCTGGATCTGCTGACGATGCTGGTCGATGCTGACGGGCTGGTTCTGGCGCATGCGGGTACGCAAGCCGAGTACCTGGCCTTTGCCCGGCAGGCGCTCGACGGGGCGGTGAAGGATGGCCTCGGTGATAGCGATGAAGTCACACGCGCTGCCATTGTCGAGAAAATGCTCGCCGTGCTTTTGCAGGCCCAGGAGGCTCAGGCGTCGGTGGTCAAGGAATCGCTGGCGGTTTATGCGGGCGTCAACGCCGAGCAAGCATTTCAAGTGCTGGCCTGGGTCAATGCGACGGTGCACCAATTGTTGCGCCAGGTGTTCGAACGCACCCTGTCGGATCGAGAAAATTCTCTGCGGGGACGCTACGAGCAGCCTGACCCCCTGCTCGTACTGTTGGCCGATGTACGCCGTCGCAGTGCGGTGGTGGTGAAACTGGATCTCGGCGCCCAGCTATTGCAGGACTACCTGGCTTACGGTCACAAGGCCTGGCTGAATCAGGATGACAAACATGCGTTCACGGTGAGGACGCTTTACTACCTGACGGTGCTCACCCGGGCATTTGAGTTGAGCGAGAAGCCCGCGCAGAAACTGCTCGATTATCTGCGTGAGGTCAATGCGTTGCCTGACAACCTGAGCGTTGATGCTGAGCGCCTGGCCCAGCAAGCGGCTGCGATTCGCCTGGCGGAGTTTTTCGACTGGAGTGTTCAAGAAGTGCGCGAATGTGTCAGTCGCTTCGACTCGACACACCACATCCTGAAAAGCCTGACCCAACTGGATCTGTTGATGCGCATTCGGGTCATGGCGACGCATACCGGCATGGACGCCGTGACGATTTTTTTGATCGGCAACTTGCCCGAGTCAGTAGACAAACCGAAGTATAAGGAGGCTGCCGAGCATGCGCTGCTGAGCCTGTCTGGATCCCCTGTGCCTCAGGTGGCGTTCACCGAGGATCTGCAGCAGCTTGTTACCTTGGCCTGTGTACCGGACAAGACCGAGGTGGTGGCCAACAACCCCGACGAGAAAATCACCTTCACCGTGACCCTCAAGGATATCGACGCAACGCCATTGAGCGGCGTCAAGGTTTACTGGCTTGCCAGGCTGGGCAACATCGCCACCCTGGAAACGGATACCCAAGGCGTGGTCAGGGCAGAGTTTTTGCCCGGCAAGGTCATGGGCACGGACACCCCGCAGTTCTGGCTGGATCTGTTCACGCCGCAGTACGCCCCCACCATCAATGTTATCGCTGACGCGCAGTCACTGCAGTTTCCGCCTCCACTCATGTCGCCGGTGCCGTTGGGCACCGTGGCCCGGGGTCAGGAAGTCGAACTCTACGCCACGCTGATGGACCGGTATCTAAACCTCGGGAAAAACAGCCTTGTGCGATGGGGCTACGAGGTTGTGGGCAATACCAAACTGCCTGTGCTGGTTATCCGGCCGGAGCAGACCTACACCAACCAGGAGGGCGTGACGCGAGTGATTGCCTCCAGCCCTACCGGCGGCACGTTTGAGATCAGTGTTCTGAGCGAAGAAGGAGAATCCATGGCTCATTTCGAACCCGTTACGTTCGACGGCGAGGAGGCAGGCCAATGA
- a CDS encoding neuraminidase-like domain-containing protein: MALNNMAGLLEKRRNALVEFCIGKFGAGESPKYNFLKTPADLFELLRMDPLDNYPVQSSWVAEATSCAQQFIHAAYRKLEPGYTTIEFDKRDLATWELYSNYPDWAARQLIAIYPENFMTPFVRQRKTSLFKTLENNLNQTRLNSDSVQAALQDYLKTFEQTCNLDVISSYMDGASPARADYYFVGRQRVPPYQYFWRKAEVELSPTDVALNPAVWNEWQAVDIPAGAKVLDIRPVFWSGRLCLVWAEWRDKVEGSDGQSIPHWLDINLAFMSQNGQWSAPLSMHSSAQATDHSKDKDVRLIATVWADHHNPKGKLGVLLTNRKGDGSEPGLNVTAVRDVLFRPLPEDDGGWLEYAADKRFVAAETVQHPLLNQPTLVANVSTQGTLEPYLDVQAVAFRVDNDDVLIVQGLLRPTGNTSTSNVELELALKSPADGDPGPIKTSLPLAGGRGTEWQVFKRTKGTWGTPIFTFGTTTDGYGLKEFALTIANVTDFNPAALLKNTSNAAQFIAFNQPSWTLRFTRLNSLFGPELVQRSNISVDAVLDWDTQFLSEPPPGSAMISEPNGAFNGANGLFFWELFFHLPHLVSTRLRTEDRFLEAQKWLHYLFDPQAPADITKPVDPKPRYWRCRPLDVVKGNVGFETRAPTDPDAIGYSAPYHFQILVFTEYVKNLVAWGDWYYRQLTRDSLVAAKLCYVQAEFFMGKAPTVRTVNRWETDTVDGLLGKSLSRPALEQFEQALVFNLADFPAGADEPPELGLLANNPFKLPINDQLLALYDLPGQRLHNLRNHLTLDGMTMEIPLFSPPTDPNQLLRDLAAGGVGAPRPMGGRLVVGAFRWRVTFEAALRAVQTLQEYGTQVLRLLEQRDRIEQEEMQQDHLVKLGTYAQTVQEYAIDQLKANVVALEQSRAVAAERAESYGALYDENVSAVEYEVMESLQESKKLSLVSSSIKPAAGALAALPNVFGLANGGFRPDELINAVCFGLDIASAVKQLDADKQAITEAYRRRRNEWALQRNQAAAEIRAIDEQIAAQKHAVEAAKTSLQQTLTANSQALTVYNFLKKRATNAELFGWLLGQFKALHYQAYDAVVSLCLNAQASLNAETGDYDANLPLPQVWLDNRHGLTAGEHLRGHLLRMEREYLQRHERRLELVKTVSLRQLFDDKVEPQVGIDNWTSALQQLQDQGTLEFKLTQLLFDRDHPGHYCRQISSIEVDLPVLTSYYENARASLLQISSMIATQASSQSVRYLHNSDNATGPADVQVNLRSGQQIVLSTGIADNGMTAMKPDEGLLNPFENTGAVSRWTLSFPRPTKESQHAMLLSLTDVILRIRFTAKAGKPTFARTVEDLVTQAENAEKNPTVEGAVRHE, encoded by the coding sequence ATGGCACTGAACAATATGGCTGGCCTGCTCGAAAAGCGCCGTAATGCGCTGGTCGAGTTCTGCATCGGGAAGTTCGGGGCCGGCGAATCGCCAAAGTACAACTTCCTGAAAACCCCGGCAGACCTGTTCGAACTGCTGCGCATGGATCCCCTGGACAACTACCCGGTTCAGAGTTCCTGGGTAGCCGAAGCGACGAGCTGCGCCCAGCAGTTTATCCATGCCGCGTACCGCAAGCTGGAGCCAGGCTATACGACGATCGAGTTCGATAAAAGAGATTTGGCGACTTGGGAGCTTTACAGCAATTACCCGGATTGGGCCGCGCGGCAACTGATCGCGATCTACCCGGAAAATTTCATGACCCCCTTTGTGCGACAGCGCAAGACCAGTCTGTTCAAAACCCTTGAAAACAACCTCAATCAGACCCGCCTGAACAGCGATTCGGTACAGGCAGCCCTGCAGGACTACCTGAAAACGTTCGAGCAGACCTGCAACCTGGATGTGATCAGCAGCTACATGGACGGTGCCTCGCCGGCACGTGCCGATTATTACTTTGTCGGTCGCCAGCGGGTGCCGCCTTACCAGTATTTCTGGCGCAAGGCGGAGGTGGAACTCTCGCCAACCGATGTCGCCCTCAATCCCGCGGTGTGGAATGAATGGCAGGCGGTGGATATTCCGGCCGGAGCCAAAGTGTTGGACATTCGCCCGGTGTTCTGGAGCGGGCGATTGTGCCTGGTGTGGGCCGAGTGGCGGGACAAGGTTGAGGGATCGGATGGCCAGAGCATTCCGCACTGGCTGGACATCAATCTGGCGTTCATGAGTCAAAACGGCCAGTGGTCGGCACCGTTGAGCATGCACAGTTCCGCGCAGGCGACAGATCACTCCAAGGACAAAGACGTTCGACTGATTGCGACCGTGTGGGCTGATCATCACAACCCCAAGGGCAAGTTGGGGGTGTTGTTGACGAACCGCAAAGGGGACGGGAGTGAGCCCGGTCTGAATGTGACAGCGGTACGCGATGTGCTTTTCCGTCCCTTGCCCGAAGACGATGGCGGTTGGCTGGAGTACGCCGCGGACAAACGCTTTGTCGCCGCCGAAACGGTGCAGCATCCGTTGCTGAACCAGCCGACCCTCGTCGCCAATGTGTCCACACAGGGGACCCTGGAGCCTTACCTGGATGTGCAGGCCGTGGCGTTTCGCGTCGATAACGACGACGTGCTGATTGTCCAGGGACTTTTGAGACCCACGGGTAATACCAGTACCAGTAACGTTGAATTGGAATTGGCGTTGAAAAGCCCTGCCGACGGCGACCCGGGACCGATCAAAACCTCCCTGCCACTTGCCGGTGGCAGGGGCACCGAATGGCAAGTCTTCAAACGGACGAAAGGTACGTGGGGGACGCCGATCTTTACTTTTGGCACTACCACGGATGGATATGGACTCAAAGAATTTGCATTGACGATTGCCAACGTAACGGACTTCAACCCGGCGGCATTGCTCAAAAACACTTCCAATGCGGCGCAGTTTATTGCTTTCAACCAGCCAAGCTGGACGCTTAGATTCACCCGTCTGAATTCGCTGTTCGGTCCCGAACTGGTGCAACGCTCCAATATTTCCGTGGATGCCGTACTGGATTGGGACACCCAGTTTCTATCGGAACCGCCCCCCGGTTCTGCAATGATCAGCGAGCCGAACGGTGCATTCAACGGCGCCAATGGCTTGTTTTTCTGGGAGCTGTTTTTTCATTTGCCGCATCTGGTCTCGACGCGTCTGCGCACAGAGGACCGTTTTCTGGAGGCGCAAAAATGGCTGCATTACCTGTTTGATCCACAAGCACCGGCGGACATTACAAAACCGGTAGATCCCAAACCGCGTTACTGGCGCTGCCGGCCATTGGACGTCGTCAAAGGCAATGTAGGCTTTGAAACCCGCGCACCGACCGATCCGGACGCCATCGGCTATTCCGCGCCCTACCATTTCCAGATCCTGGTGTTTACTGAATACGTCAAGAACCTGGTCGCCTGGGGCGACTGGTATTACCGCCAGCTCACCCGTGACAGCCTGGTGGCGGCCAAGTTGTGTTACGTCCAGGCCGAGTTCTTCATGGGTAAGGCCCCCACCGTGCGGACAGTGAACCGTTGGGAAACCGACACAGTGGATGGCCTTTTGGGCAAGAGCCTGTCGCGGCCGGCGCTTGAGCAGTTTGAACAAGCCCTCGTGTTCAACCTGGCGGACTTTCCTGCCGGCGCCGACGAACCGCCCGAGCTCGGGTTGCTGGCGAACAATCCTTTCAAACTCCCGATCAATGACCAGTTGCTTGCGCTGTACGACTTGCCCGGCCAACGCCTGCATAACCTGCGCAATCACCTCACACTTGATGGCATGACGATGGAGATCCCGCTTTTCAGCCCTCCCACCGATCCCAATCAATTGTTGCGAGACCTGGCGGCCGGGGGCGTTGGCGCGCCGAGACCCATGGGCGGGCGGCTGGTGGTCGGTGCTTTCCGTTGGCGCGTGACGTTCGAGGCGGCGTTGCGTGCGGTGCAAACCCTGCAGGAATACGGCACCCAGGTGCTGCGCTTGCTTGAGCAGCGGGATCGGATCGAGCAGGAAGAAATGCAGCAAGACCATCTGGTGAAACTGGGCACCTATGCCCAGACCGTGCAGGAATATGCCATCGACCAGTTAAAGGCGAATGTGGTCGCGCTGGAGCAAAGCCGGGCCGTGGCGGCGGAACGGGCCGAGTCCTACGGGGCACTCTATGACGAAAATGTGTCGGCAGTTGAATACGAGGTCATGGAAAGTCTGCAGGAGTCAAAAAAACTGTCACTGGTGTCCTCAAGCATCAAGCCGGCAGCCGGGGCGCTGGCAGCTCTGCCCAATGTGTTCGGTTTGGCCAATGGTGGATTTCGCCCCGACGAACTCATCAATGCAGTGTGCTTCGGATTGGACATCGCCTCGGCGGTCAAGCAACTGGATGCGGACAAGCAAGCCATCACCGAAGCTTACCGCCGGCGCCGTAACGAATGGGCGCTGCAGCGCAATCAAGCGGCAGCGGAGATCCGGGCGATCGATGAACAGATCGCGGCCCAGAAGCATGCCGTCGAGGCGGCCAAAACCAGTCTGCAGCAGACCCTCACGGCCAACAGTCAGGCGCTGACGGTTTACAACTTCCTCAAGAAGCGTGCGACCAATGCCGAACTGTTCGGCTGGTTGCTGGGCCAGTTCAAGGCTCTGCACTATCAGGCGTACGATGCGGTCGTCAGTTTGTGCCTCAATGCCCAGGCCTCGTTGAACGCGGAAACCGGTGATTACGACGCGAATCTCCCCTTGCCCCAGGTCTGGCTGGATAACCGTCACGGCTTGACCGCAGGCGAACACCTGCGCGGACATTTGTTGCGCATGGAGCGTGAATACCTGCAACGCCATGAGCGTCGGCTGGAATTGGTCAAAACCGTATCCTTGCGGCAACTGTTTGACGACAAGGTCGAACCGCAAGTGGGGATCGACAATTGGACGTCTGCGCTGCAGCAGTTGCAGGACCAGGGGACACTGGAATTCAAACTTACCCAGCTGCTGTTCGATCGCGATCATCCGGGGCATTACTGCCGACAAATCAGCTCGATCGAGGTCGATCTGCCGGTGCTGACCAGCTATTACGAAAATGCACGAGCAAGCTTGTTGCAGATCAGCAGCATGATCGCGACCCAGGCATCGAGTCAGTCTGTGAGGTATTTGCACAACTCGGACAATGCCACAGGCCCCGCCGACGTGCAGGTCAACCTGCGCAGCGGTCAACAAATTGTCTTGTCGACAGGGATTGCCGATAACGGCATGACGGCCATGAAACCTGATGAAGGGTTGCTCAACCCCTTCGAAAACACCGGGGCAGTGTCGCGCTGGACGTTGAGTTTTCCACGGCCGACAAAAGAGTCGCAGCACGCCATGCTGCTCTCGTTGACGGATGTCATTCTGCGGATCCGTTTCACGGCCAAAGCTGGCAAGCCGACCTTCGCGCGAACCGTCGAAGACCTGGTGACCCAAGCCGAAAACGCGGAGAAAAACCCAACCGTCGAAGGAGCCGTCCGTCATGAATGA
- a CDS encoding DUF6124 family protein, whose product MFKPTPNPPPETDPVSPYAFLDSRKLHAAANKALDHYLKPDIESLRSSQDRAMKMFTVVPDANPEALIIQTYETFSSVSILLLDLAESLDDTQRHLAMAIYQMSEMGLMLAERSLDIERAIKVT is encoded by the coding sequence ATGTTCAAACCAACACCCAATCCACCCCCCGAAACCGACCCGGTTTCCCCCTACGCCTTCCTCGATTCAAGAAAGCTCCACGCCGCCGCCAACAAGGCGCTCGACCATTACCTCAAACCCGATATCGAATCGCTGCGCTCATCCCAGGACCGTGCCATGAAAATGTTCACCGTCGTACCTGATGCAAACCCCGAAGCCCTCATCATCCAGACCTATGAAACCTTTTCGTCGGTCAGCATTCTGCTGCTCGACCTGGCAGAAAGCCTGGACGACACACAGCGGCATCTGGCGATGGCGATTTATCAGATGAGTGAGATGGGGTTGATGCTGGCGGAGCGGTCGCTGGATATCGAGCGGGCGATCAAAGTGACCTGA